One part of the Cyclobacteriaceae bacterium genome encodes these proteins:
- a CDS encoding nitronate monooxygenase has translation MNILTLDKMLGIDYPIIVAPMFLISNTRMVKAALDSGVTAAFPALNYRTDKELREAIAEIKAYTDKPFGVNLIVNKSNYKFKTQLKTVAELKPAFVITSLGNPKETIAVCKPLGIKVFCDVIDLEYARKVESLGADMVIAINNRAGGHTGKIAPQELIDLLKANISIPIIAAGGIATAQHVQEALAMGAAGVSVGTIFIASEEADVTPEYKQALVDYGEKDIVQTTKLSGSALTVINTPYVQQIGTKATWFERIMLKNKWLKKYVKMFVALRGIKAIENAASKATYKTIWCAGPSIEYVHAIRPMRDIVRDLTLQNE, from the coding sequence ATGAACATCTTGACGCTGGATAAAATGCTGGGCATTGATTACCCGATTATTGTGGCGCCCATGTTTTTGATTTCCAATACCAGAATGGTGAAAGCAGCATTGGACAGTGGCGTTACAGCGGCATTCCCCGCCCTCAATTACCGAACCGATAAAGAATTGCGGGAGGCAATTGCTGAGATAAAGGCTTATACCGATAAACCGTTTGGTGTTAACCTTATCGTCAATAAATCGAACTACAAGTTTAAGACACAGTTAAAAACCGTGGCTGAATTGAAACCGGCTTTTGTAATTACTTCATTAGGCAATCCAAAGGAAACCATTGCGGTGTGTAAGCCATTGGGCATAAAAGTTTTTTGCGATGTAATTGATTTAGAGTATGCCCGAAAGGTTGAATCGCTTGGGGCGGATATGGTTATTGCCATCAATAACAGGGCAGGGGGGCACACCGGAAAAATTGCCCCTCAAGAACTTATTGATTTACTGAAGGCAAATATTTCGATACCGATTATTGCTGCCGGTGGAATTGCCACTGCACAACATGTGCAAGAGGCATTGGCTATGGGTGCTGCCGGGGTATCGGTAGGCACAATTTTTATCGCCTCGGAGGAGGCCGATGTTACACCGGAATATAAGCAAGCTTTGGTTGACTATGGTGAGAAAGACATCGTGCAGACCACCAAGCTTTCCGGATCGGCATTAACGGTTATCAATACTCCTTATGTTCAGCAGATAGGAACAAAAGCAACATGGTTTGAACGCATTATGCTTAAGAATAAATGGTTGAAAAAGTATGTTAAGATGTTCGTTGCCCTAAGGGGAATTAAAGCTATTGAAAATGCCGCTTCAAAAGCTACTTACAAAACCATTTGGTGTGCCGGGCCTTCAATTGAGTATGTGCATGCCATAAGGCCTATGCGCGATATTGTACGGGATTTGACCCTGCAAAACGAATAA
- a CDS encoding T9SS type A sorting domain-containing protein, protein MALQSTSRIIFKVIFLAAFFSGFFFFEVTAQTTYYARPGGNGNWNNPDTWTTVNCASTIAATTVPGPNDHVIICAGRTVTYNSANTTISNLTIELTGVLTISGGNNITLNSLVLDGTVNGTGGGDLRIGRTAGQTLSGIGSFSVANTNAHLRIQNNVTILVGTDLKFNSTGQFNLNRRTATNNGRISILSSSNFIRGTFINNSSTAYLLYTPPANWPNNVVLTATATGNTVEFGSATGGPWNMNTQSSYHHLIISGAAVKRINAATTTIRGNLTISNGSTFNTNTGARTINIAGNWNNNLGGSFVENTSTVVFNGSTNNQTLNPPAGALGETFYDLTINNTFAGGSVTATGNVTITNTRNLRMTSGIFDVGANTLSQASGSANLIATGGDLRLAKLSTILPEFTGTYNITGGTITFNGSAAQTIRSLNTVPNNYHNIVLAGPGIKTLAGNITVRANWTNTGSTLAGNFTVTFAGAGTQTITNTAGESFYSVTVNTTGPLTIEGSSSVTITNTLTMTTGNINLNGRTLTLGNGAASFLTRTSGTAYGGVFRRYWPVGTIDLAGPSRYGLFPVGTDIYYRPVEIVATTNPTTAGYVSVQHIDATTATDVAYTDNEGDAIQRITDMRSVISTTTLAGGIYSLNVTMSALSASGATTDLKLETLAGPPYGVGTSLATGGTTTSPIGRRTLLTVANLNNTFVIGTRNKSTTPLVATYYSRLSGRWTIVADQTWSLTDGGDPCGCTPIASSIVYINPGHTVTVDGSATADFINILNGATLNGTANLTVNYDLTTFGTGRIAPTSGTWSITRNLTVAGTSASSSAAPLTIGGNLTINAANTLTMSNTISLAGNLTVHGTLAMGTNGLTLNGSGTTISGNLGASTITGSGTITITNNKTITTGSNLTVGPVININPATLVTNQGTITHLNNLTGVNSASSVWGNAANAVLNTTGDVLTTGTLLASSSPNTVNYNGSGAQIVKGTTYNNLFISNAGIKTAGAAVTVNNNLLVQDNAQFAPGQNVTISAGGVLTIQDNAIFNQSTNTLTGTNADLVMTDNSEYRIGRTANGTYPELTGNYSLTGGTVVFNQAGNNIQYSIRAVDYYNLNLAATSTGANSYFDFEDGVYIENNLTATLGGASRIRTINGALTVNNDFVFNSSSTGTSTLSNDVTVGTFTLTAGILTVGAFTLEINQPGGWTRNGGTLTLNVNTNVLFSGSDDQVIGGTVSTTFTRLEINNSGSTGVILNQPITVNGVFTLTQGNLVTTNANLLTMAAGSSVSGASNDSFVEGPVAKAGNTNFTFPVGKDGYYRPIGISSLSAVGTFRAEYFHNDPNGAGYNTSLKDVSLFRVNTGEYWLLDRTAGTPNAFVTLSWDDYSGTIANLATLAVARWNGSSWNNLGNGATTGGVSPATGTVRTLGLVSSFSPFTISSLDDTNPLPVELESFTAQLKQGVVLLDWVTASELNNNFFTIERSKDGQLYSELARVEGSGTTHQRTTYSAVDRTPLKGVSYYRLKQTDFDGSFKYVGIVAINNTANDAAALSVFPNPSLGKEVVMSATGFDKAEILLFTLTDTFGKQVYTVTAFTDDAGMATQLLPASTLARGIYIVTLRSARAIISKRLVID, encoded by the coding sequence ATGGCTTTACAATCAACATCCAGGATTATTTTTAAGGTAATTTTTCTTGCGGCCTTTTTTTCAGGCTTTTTTTTCTTCGAGGTAACTGCCCAAACCACCTACTATGCGCGGCCGGGCGGAAATGGAAACTGGAATAACCCGGATACCTGGACAACGGTTAATTGTGCTTCGACCATTGCTGCAACTACAGTGCCCGGGCCAAATGACCATGTTATTATATGTGCCGGCCGCACGGTAACCTATAACTCAGCTAATACCACAATCTCCAACCTCACCATCGAACTTACCGGAGTTTTAACAATAAGCGGAGGGAATAACATTACCTTAAACTCTTTGGTATTGGATGGCACCGTAAACGGTACCGGGGGTGGAGATCTTCGAATTGGAAGAACAGCCGGGCAAACCCTGAGTGGTATTGGGTCATTTAGCGTGGCCAACACTAATGCTCACCTGAGAATTCAGAATAACGTCACTATACTCGTTGGGACAGATCTTAAATTCAATAGTACCGGACAATTTAACTTGAACAGACGAACTGCAACAAACAATGGCAGAATTTCCATTCTGAGTTCGTCTAATTTTATTAGGGGTACATTTATCAATAATTCATCCACGGCTTATTTGTTGTATACACCTCCGGCAAATTGGCCTAATAATGTTGTCCTAACAGCAACCGCCACAGGTAATACCGTTGAGTTTGGTTCCGCAACCGGTGGCCCATGGAATATGAACACGCAAAGCAGCTACCACCATTTGATCATTAGTGGGGCTGCAGTGAAAAGAATTAATGCGGCTACAACAACTATCCGTGGTAACCTTACCATTAGCAATGGCTCTACCTTTAATACCAACACAGGTGCACGAACCATTAATATTGCCGGCAACTGGAATAATAACCTGGGCGGATCATTTGTAGAAAACACCAGTACCGTTGTTTTCAATGGCAGTACCAACAATCAAACCTTAAACCCGCCTGCTGGGGCCCTGGGAGAAACCTTTTATGATCTGACAATCAATAACACGTTTGCGGGTGGTTCTGTTACCGCAACCGGAAATGTTACCATTACCAACACCCGCAACTTGCGGATGACTTCCGGAATTTTTGATGTTGGTGCAAATACGTTGAGCCAGGCCTCGGGCAGTGCCAATCTTATTGCCACTGGTGGTGACCTTCGCCTTGCCAAGTTATCAACAATATTGCCTGAGTTCACTGGCACGTATAACATTACCGGTGGCACCATAACCTTTAACGGCTCAGCAGCGCAAACTATCCGAAGTTTAAATACAGTTCCTAACAATTACCATAACATAGTCTTGGCTGGGCCAGGCATAAAAACCTTAGCGGGTAACATTACTGTTCGCGCCAACTGGACCAATACAGGCTCAACCCTGGCTGGCAATTTTACGGTAACATTTGCAGGCGCGGGTACTCAAACCATAACCAATACTGCCGGAGAATCATTTTATAGTGTTACAGTAAATACAACGGGACCTTTAACAATTGAGGGTAGCAGCAGCGTGACCATTACCAACACCCTTACCATGACAACCGGAAATATCAATTTAAACGGCCGAACGCTTACGCTGGGCAATGGCGCTGCTTCCTTTCTAACACGTACCAGTGGAACTGCTTATGGTGGCGTGTTCAGGCGATATTGGCCGGTAGGAACAATTGACTTAGCCGGACCTAGCCGCTATGGATTATTTCCGGTAGGTACGGATATCTATTACCGGCCTGTTGAGATTGTGGCTACCACCAATCCAACAACTGCGGGTTATGTTTCAGTGCAGCACATTGACGCCACCACCGCCACGGATGTAGCCTATACCGACAATGAAGGCGATGCTATCCAACGTATTACCGATATGCGCTCAGTTATTTCAACGACTACGCTTGCAGGGGGAATCTATAGTTTGAATGTTACCATGAGTGCGCTTTCTGCATCAGGAGCAACAACCGACCTGAAACTAGAAACATTAGCCGGACCTCCATATGGGGTTGGAACATCATTGGCCACTGGCGGAACAACCACCAGCCCGATAGGGAGAAGGACATTATTAACGGTAGCGAACCTGAATAACACGTTTGTAATAGGTACCAGAAATAAGAGCACAACACCGTTAGTGGCTACTTATTACTCCCGTTTAAGTGGAAGATGGACGATAGTTGCAGATCAAACATGGTCACTCACAGATGGTGGTGATCCTTGTGGCTGTACACCTATTGCTTCTTCGATAGTGTATATTAATCCTGGCCATACGGTAACAGTAGATGGATCTGCCACCGCAGACTTCATAAACATACTTAATGGCGCTACCCTAAACGGAACGGCAAACCTCACTGTTAACTATGACCTTACCACATTTGGGACTGGCCGTATTGCCCCAACCTCAGGCACCTGGAGCATAACCAGAAATTTGACTGTAGCCGGAACGAGCGCCTCATCTTCAGCGGCACCATTAACCATTGGTGGTAACCTAACCATCAATGCGGCCAATACATTAACGATGAGTAATACGATTTCCCTGGCTGGAAACCTAACCGTGCATGGCACGTTGGCTATGGGTACCAATGGGCTTACACTTAATGGGTCAGGTACCACAATTAGTGGAAACCTTGGAGCCTCCACGATAACCGGATCAGGAACGATTACCATAACAAATAACAAAACAATCACAACTGGCTCGAACTTAACGGTAGGGCCAGTTATCAATATCAACCCTGCTACACTGGTTACTAATCAGGGTACAATTACCCATTTGAATAACCTGACAGGCGTTAATAGCGCGAGCTCGGTATGGGGTAATGCTGCCAACGCTGTATTAAATACTACGGGTGATGTTTTGACAACCGGTACGTTGCTGGCATCCTCTTCGCCCAACACCGTTAACTACAATGGTAGCGGTGCGCAGATTGTAAAGGGTACTACCTACAATAACCTTTTTATCTCCAATGCTGGTATAAAAACAGCTGGTGCTGCAGTAACGGTTAACAATAACCTGTTGGTCCAAGATAATGCCCAGTTTGCACCGGGGCAAAATGTAACGATTAGCGCAGGCGGTGTTCTTACTATTCAGGACAATGCCATTTTTAACCAGAGCACAAATACCCTTACTGGCACTAATGCCGATTTGGTTATGACAGATAATTCAGAATATCGGATTGGCAGAACGGCTAACGGAACTTACCCTGAATTGACGGGCAACTATTCCTTAACCGGTGGTACTGTTGTGTTTAATCAAGCCGGAAATAATATTCAGTATTCCATCCGCGCAGTTGATTACTATAATCTTAACCTGGCGGCCACGTCCACCGGTGCGAATTCATACTTCGATTTTGAAGATGGCGTGTATATTGAAAATAATCTTACAGCTACTTTAGGAGGTGCTTCACGGATTCGAACAATTAATGGAGCACTGACCGTTAACAATGATTTTGTTTTTAACAGCTCTAGTACGGGTACATCAACGCTTTCCAACGATGTTACGGTTGGTACTTTTACCCTAACCGCGGGTATACTCACTGTTGGCGCGTTTACATTAGAAATCAATCAACCTGGCGGCTGGACACGCAATGGTGGAACGTTAACCCTAAATGTGAATACAAATGTTTTGTTTTCTGGTTCGGATGACCAGGTGATTGGCGGAACGGTTTCCACTACATTCACCAGGCTTGAAATCAATAATTCCGGTTCCACAGGTGTTATCCTAAACCAACCCATAACCGTAAACGGTGTGTTTACCTTAACCCAGGGAAACCTGGTCACCACCAACGCCAACCTTTTAACCATGGCTGCGGGCTCAAGTGTTTCGGGGGCATCAAACGACAGTTTTGTAGAGGGGCCTGTCGCCAAAGCGGGTAATACCAATTTTACTTTTCCGGTGGGTAAGGATGGCTATTATCGCCCGATCGGTATATCCAGTCTATCCGCAGTAGGAACTTTCCGTGCAGAATATTTTCACAATGACCCGAACGGGGCCGGGTATAATACTTCATTAAAAGATGTAAGCCTTTTCCGGGTAAACACAGGTGAGTATTGGTTGCTCGACCGAACAGCGGGAACACCCAATGCCTTTGTGACCTTAAGTTGGGATGATTACTCCGGAACAATTGCCAACCTGGCCACGCTTGCCGTTGCCCGATGGAATGGTAGCTCATGGAATAACCTGGGCAATGGAGCAACAACCGGAGGCGTTAGTCCGGCAACGGGCACAGTTCGTACATTGGGGTTGGTTTCTTCATTTAGCCCCTTTACAATCTCATCATTGGATGATACCAACCCGCTGCCGGTTGAATTGGAAAGCTTCACCGCTCAATTAAAACAAGGAGTTGTACTATTGGACTGGGTGACGGCCTCTGAACTTAACAATAATTTCTTTACAATTGAGCGCTCAAAAGACGGACAGTTGTATTCAGAACTGGCCCGTGTTGAAGGTTCAGGAACCACACATCAGCGAACTACTTATTCTGCTGTTGATCGTACCCCATTGAAAGGCGTTTCTTATTACCGCTTAAAACAAACCGACTTTGATGGTTCTTTTAAGTATGTTGGTATCGTGGCCATTAACAATACAGCCAACGATGCTGCTGCTCTTTCTGTATTCCCGAACCCTTCCCTGGGAAAGGAAGTGGTGATGAGTGCCACCGGGTTTGATAAGGCCGAGATTCTATTGTTCACGCTAACCGATACGTTTGGAAAGCAAGTGTACACGGTGACAGCCTTTACGGACGATGCTGGAATGGCTACTCAACTTTTGCCTGCAAGCACCCTGGCCAGGGGAATTTATATTGTCACACTCCGATCGGCCCGTGCAATCATAAGCAAACGTTTGGTTATTGATTAA
- a CDS encoding acyl-CoA dehydrogenase family protein, whose translation MVDSPFLKNNPNLYVFLPLLYTVWSDAVLTPSEVSTLEGLINSQAWLNDDERKFLLSQLDPSSPPSPDQLMDWRAEIKKVAGQTGTKDSLVDLGIRLAGLYGNGSVADTLIKAKPSLANIEATLGFISHEMVYNFKDVHETITSQQETKHNFEIDTLARLLDGDQAEIIRKVKTLISDPEFQYIDPGDLGKYRAQVLTWLTYLAEQGYGAMAYPKTYGGQDDMKAYFTIMETLSYHDLSLVVKFGVQFGLWGMSVYFLGTEKHHKKYLKDIGSLELPGCFAMTETNHGSNVKGIETTATYNHVTKTFTIHTPNEYARKEYIGNAALHGQMATVFAKLILDGKDYGVSAFVVPLRDKNGKLEKGVTIEDCGRKMGLNGVDNGIIYFNNVVIPKENMLDRFAGVSEEGKFTSPISSDNRRFFTMLGTLVGGRIGIPRSGVAACKSGLTIAVRYGDQRRQFGPEGGSEVPILNYRTHQRRLMPLLAKTYALHFSLQYLTERFLQRTEKEMQEIEALAAGLKAYTTWHTTETLQECRECCGGKGYLSENRIDALKNDTDIYTTFEGDNTVLMQLVAKSRLTEFRQEFSNMNVFTILNYVADQAKTSITEMNPLIVRNTDDDHLLDSEFQLNAFKYRERDILTSAAKRLKRHIDSGMDSFDAFNVCQHHLVEVAFAYVERIVLEQFQLTVKKTEDNGCRSVLKKLCDLYALAQLDKYKGWYLEQGYMEAVKTKAIRKIVNQLCWEIRQDAVPLVNAFNIPDSSLSAPIAVNQ comes from the coding sequence ATGGTCGATTCACCCTTTCTTAAAAACAATCCCAACCTGTATGTTTTTTTACCCCTACTTTATACGGTTTGGTCCGATGCTGTACTTACGCCCAGTGAAGTTTCAACACTGGAAGGACTGATCAACAGCCAGGCGTGGCTTAATGATGATGAACGTAAATTTTTATTAAGCCAGCTTGATCCTTCATCTCCCCCATCACCCGATCAATTGATGGACTGGCGGGCAGAAATCAAAAAAGTAGCCGGGCAAACCGGCACGAAAGATAGCCTTGTGGACCTGGGTATTCGGCTGGCAGGCTTATACGGAAACGGAAGTGTTGCCGATACGTTGATAAAAGCAAAACCATCGTTGGCTAACATCGAGGCTACCTTAGGTTTTATCAGTCATGAAATGGTGTACAATTTTAAGGATGTACACGAAACCATTACTTCGCAACAGGAAACAAAACACAATTTCGAAATTGATACCTTGGCCAGGTTGCTGGATGGCGATCAGGCAGAAATTATTAGGAAAGTAAAAACACTTATTTCCGATCCGGAATTTCAATACATCGATCCGGGAGATTTGGGTAAATACCGGGCACAAGTTTTAACCTGGTTAACGTATCTAGCCGAACAAGGCTATGGCGCAATGGCCTATCCAAAAACGTATGGTGGGCAAGATGACATGAAGGCCTACTTTACCATTATGGAAACATTAAGCTACCATGACCTTAGCCTGGTGGTAAAGTTTGGAGTACAGTTCGGCTTGTGGGGCATGAGCGTTTATTTTCTGGGCACCGAAAAGCATCATAAAAAATATTTGAAAGACATCGGCTCGCTGGAACTGCCCGGTTGTTTCGCCATGACGGAAACCAATCATGGATCGAATGTAAAAGGTATTGAAACCACGGCTACCTACAATCACGTCACAAAAACATTTACCATTCATACACCAAACGAATACGCACGCAAAGAATACATTGGCAATGCTGCGTTGCACGGGCAGATGGCCACCGTATTTGCAAAACTTATTCTTGATGGCAAGGATTATGGCGTAAGTGCCTTTGTTGTTCCCTTACGGGATAAGAATGGAAAACTGGAAAAAGGTGTAACCATTGAAGACTGTGGCAGAAAAATGGGACTGAATGGTGTTGATAACGGCATCATCTATTTCAACAATGTGGTTATCCCCAAAGAAAATATGCTCGACCGGTTTGCCGGAGTAAGCGAAGAGGGAAAATTTACCAGCCCTATCTCTAGCGACAACCGCAGGTTCTTTACTATGTTGGGTACATTAGTTGGCGGACGCATTGGCATACCACGTTCAGGAGTAGCCGCGTGTAAATCAGGGTTAACCATTGCTGTTCGGTATGGCGACCAGCGCAGGCAGTTTGGGCCGGAAGGTGGAAGTGAAGTACCCATCCTGAACTATCGCACCCACCAGCGCAGGCTAATGCCTTTGTTGGCAAAAACGTACGCCCTTCATTTTTCATTGCAATACCTTACTGAACGGTTTTTACAACGCACCGAAAAAGAGATGCAGGAAATTGAAGCGCTTGCCGCGGGATTGAAAGCCTACACCACCTGGCACACTACTGAAACTCTACAAGAATGCCGTGAATGTTGTGGTGGAAAGGGTTACCTGTCTGAAAACAGGATTGATGCACTGAAAAACGATACCGATATCTATACCACTTTCGAAGGTGACAATACCGTGCTGATGCAACTGGTAGCAAAAAGCAGGCTTACCGAATTCAGGCAGGAATTCAGCAACATGAATGTATTTACAATCCTCAATTATGTTGCCGACCAGGCAAAGACCTCGATTACCGAAATGAACCCGTTGATTGTCCGTAATACCGATGATGATCATTTACTGGATTCTGAATTTCAACTCAATGCTTTTAAATACCGTGAGCGCGATATACTAACCTCTGCAGCCAAGCGTCTAAAGCGACACATCGATAGCGGTATGGACTCATTCGATGCGTTTAATGTGTGCCAGCACCATTTGGTAGAAGTGGCTTTCGCGTATGTAGAACGGATTGTACTGGAGCAATTCCAATTAACTGTTAAGAAAACTGAAGATAACGGCTGCCGTAGCGTGCTGAAAAAATTGTGCGACTTATATGCACTGGCACAACTCGATAAGTATAAAGGCTGGTACCTGGAACAAGGGTACATGGAAGCCGTAAAAACAAAAGCCATTCGGAAGATAGTCAATCAACTATGCTGGGAAATCCGGCAGGATGCCGTACCCCTGGTAAATGCTTTTAATATTCCAGATAGTAGTTTGAGTGCACCGATAGCCGTTAATCAATAA
- a CDS encoding rhodanese-like domain-containing protein, with product MKNSIEKINICLLFVSGIIFPNMVNAQSNPSPKTATEMVKAAKAQIENLTPQQVQEELAKGNAILIDIREAEELKQSGKIAGAVHAPRGMLEFYADPSMPYYKPEFDKSKRIILHCASGGRSALATATLKQMGYENVAHMDGGFKAWKESGKPVVE from the coding sequence ATGAAAAACAGCATTGAAAAAATCAACATTTGTTTACTGTTTGTTTCCGGAATTATTTTCCCGAATATGGTAAACGCACAATCCAATCCTTCGCCAAAAACGGCAACAGAAATGGTGAAGGCAGCAAAGGCGCAGATTGAAAACCTGACGCCACAACAAGTGCAGGAAGAGTTGGCAAAAGGTAATGCCATATTAATCGATATTCGGGAGGCTGAGGAGCTTAAGCAGAGTGGTAAAATTGCTGGTGCCGTGCATGCACCACGCGGTATGCTTGAATTTTATGCCGATCCTTCGATGCCATATTATAAACCCGAATTCGACAAGAGCAAGCGAATCATCCTGCATTGTGCTTCGGGTGGACGTTCAGCCCTGGCTACTGCCACCTTAAAGCAAATGGGTTACGAAAATGTTGCCCATATGGATGGTGGCTTTAAAGCATGGAAAGAATCAGGTAAACCTGTTGTTGAATAG
- a CDS encoding nuclear transport factor 2 family protein, protein MKLYLTPLLMAVSLAVAAQRSDDLFKKIESLDSIVFSALNTCDIEKFGSMFTKDLEFYHDKGGLTDYTYTINSIKGNCDRKLGLTRTLVPGSMEVYPIGDYGAVQLGSHRFCHMENGKEDCGTFRFVHVWKFEHQQWKISRVISYDH, encoded by the coding sequence ATGAAATTATACCTGACTCCACTCCTGATGGCTGTTTCACTTGCTGTAGCAGCTCAGCGTTCTGATGATTTGTTTAAGAAGATTGAATCGTTGGACAGCATCGTTTTTTCGGCTCTCAATACCTGTGACATTGAAAAATTTGGTTCCATGTTTACGAAAGACCTTGAGTTTTACCACGATAAAGGAGGTCTGACGGATTATACATACACTATTAATTCTATTAAAGGCAATTGTGATCGTAAACTCGGACTTACCCGAACATTGGTACCGGGTAGTATGGAAGTTTACCCGATAGGTGATTACGGTGCCGTTCAGCTAGGCTCGCATAGATTTTGCCATATGGAAAATGGAAAAGAAGATTGTGGAACATTCCGGTTTGTTCATGTGTGGAAGTTCGAGCATCAACAATGGAAAATTTCCCGTGTGATCAGCTACGATCATTGA